A region from the Volucribacter amazonae genome encodes:
- the recC gene encoding exodeoxyribonuclease V subunit gamma produces the protein MFTVYHSNDLTIQKEMLLTLMDVDPLTDPFQTETILVQSPGMAQWLQLQIADKLGIAANFHFPMPASFIWQQYCASLPEVSEQTQFSKEAMTWRLMALLTQTDFKPLRQYFHLTDQADQQKLYQLAHQIANLFDQYLVYRPEWILAWEQGNDQLVQQAIASQQTQSMEQILPHIQWQAELWRALIADIHRQNGKVLHRANLHQRYLNYLAKQRPDSLPTRLFIFGISALPQSYLATFQAMSQHCHIHLFFNNPCRYYWGDIIDPHYLQRLKLRSRQIYQQQEKAPIFSSAQQALIEQLQTEPAFTYEQNLVGNPLLASWGKLGRDFLYALTELENNEISAFVDPMADKERNVGLLAQLQQRILNLNHQKPFSYDKTDRSLVVQSCHSPMREVEVLHDHLLDLFEKDPCLTPKDIVVMMADIDRYAPYINAVFGQYRQDKRFIPFSLSDGRLTENDILVAGFLKFLQMKESRFSAEQLLELLDIPAIRKKFDIEQEDLIKLRYWVEQTGIRFGLTEQMEQSQYNSWQKGLERMLLGYAMREQDGIWQDSLGFDPSYGLKGGLVGQLAAFVERITQWQQYLTQTHHIADWCEHLSLLINDFFAEDESNREILLYLQQTLGQFNQQLANIQYQDPISIELIAEVLTEKLHNSQNSLRFLTGKVSFCTLLPMRSIPFKVICLLGMNDADYPRQQARNSFDLMQYHQQKGDRLRREDDRYLFLEALLSAQQQFYLSYVGRSIIDNQRKEPSVLVNQLLDYLAENMPLSETENIRDLLVTEQPMQLFSPKNNVKNDRTFTFAKQWQSLSQSSNYQLTEFIQPLPQYHGINEQSVIELPQLIAFIKNPVKFFFEQRLGVYFRQLPETIDENENFVLDNLNLYKINQALLTQTPQQQAQYFDQLRVKGILPRANFGQIYAQKIAQQVSQFQQQIQDYLHQPAQQQFISLSIADIKLEGNINQLYGDQNQRVAWRLGRIRDEDMIENWLCYLALQASTQQTIAPAIFYGKQSKPQICPLMDQSQAIAQLQVYIKDYLASAQQLQLVPTKDIKAYLTLLQQPTPVEEQQYYQHFQQIARSDNYHYQNEDPYWQRVLSQTTTLDLDKINQQFLAWFSHLLSEN, from the coding sequence ATGTTTACGGTTTATCATTCAAATGATTTAACGATACAAAAGGAAATGTTATTAACCTTAATGGACGTTGATCCCTTAACCGATCCTTTTCAAACAGAAACGATTTTGGTGCAAAGTCCGGGTATGGCACAATGGTTACAATTACAAATCGCCGATAAATTAGGGATTGCTGCTAATTTTCACTTCCCTATGCCCGCCAGTTTTATTTGGCAACAATATTGTGCGAGTTTGCCCGAGGTAAGTGAACAAACCCAATTTAGCAAAGAGGCAATGACTTGGCGTTTAATGGCATTGCTAACTCAAACTGATTTTAAGCCTTTACGTCAATACTTTCATCTTACTGATCAAGCAGATCAACAGAAACTTTACCAACTTGCTCACCAAATTGCCAACCTATTTGACCAATATTTGGTTTATCGCCCTGAATGGATTTTGGCTTGGGAACAAGGAAATGATCAGCTTGTACAACAGGCGATTGCGAGTCAACAAACGCAATCCATGGAACAAATTCTTCCCCATATTCAATGGCAAGCAGAACTATGGCGTGCTTTAATTGCTGATATTCATCGGCAAAATGGTAAGGTATTGCATCGTGCTAATTTGCATCAGCGTTATCTTAATTATTTAGCAAAGCAACGCCCAGACTCTTTGCCGACAAGGTTATTTATTTTTGGTATTTCTGCCTTACCACAAAGTTATTTAGCCACCTTCCAAGCCATGAGCCAGCATTGCCATATCCATTTATTTTTTAATAATCCTTGTCGTTATTATTGGGGGGACATTATTGATCCACATTATTTGCAACGATTAAAATTACGTTCTCGCCAAATTTACCAACAACAGGAAAAAGCCCCTATTTTTTCTTCTGCTCAGCAAGCCCTAATTGAACAATTACAAACAGAACCAGCTTTCACTTATGAACAAAATTTGGTGGGCAATCCTTTATTAGCGAGCTGGGGCAAACTTGGACGAGATTTTCTCTATGCCTTGACGGAATTAGAAAATAACGAAATATCCGCTTTTGTCGATCCTATGGCGGACAAGGAAAGGAATGTGGGATTATTAGCCCAACTTCAGCAGCGTATTTTAAATTTGAATCATCAAAAGCCCTTTAGTTATGATAAAACAGATCGCTCTTTAGTGGTGCAATCTTGCCATAGCCCAATGCGAGAAGTGGAAGTATTACACGATCATCTGCTTGATCTCTTTGAAAAAGATCCCTGTTTAACCCCAAAAGATATTGTCGTAATGATGGCGGATATTGACCGTTATGCCCCTTATATTAATGCAGTATTTGGACAATATAGACAGGATAAACGCTTTATTCCATTTTCCCTATCCGATGGACGTTTAACCGAAAATGATATACTGGTTGCAGGCTTTCTCAAGTTTTTACAAATGAAAGAAAGCCGTTTTAGTGCTGAACAATTACTTGAATTATTAGACATTCCTGCCATTAGAAAAAAATTTGATATTGAACAAGAGGATTTGATAAAACTTCGTTATTGGGTAGAGCAAACAGGCATACGTTTTGGTTTAACGGAACAAATGGAGCAAAGCCAATATAATTCGTGGCAAAAAGGTTTAGAGCGTATGTTACTCGGTTATGCTATGCGTGAGCAAGACGGTATTTGGCAGGATAGTTTAGGGTTTGATCCAAGTTATGGCTTAAAAGGGGGATTAGTTGGGCAATTAGCGGCTTTTGTAGAGCGGATAACCCAGTGGCAACAATATTTAACGCAAACACACCATATTGCGGATTGGTGTGAACATTTATCCCTACTTATTAATGATTTTTTTGCTGAAGACGAAAGTAATAGAGAAATTCTATTATATTTACAACAAACCTTAGGGCAATTTAATCAGCAACTGGCGAATATCCAATATCAAGATCCTATAAGCATTGAGCTCATTGCTGAAGTGCTAACGGAAAAATTGCATAATAGTCAAAATAGCTTACGTTTTTTAACGGGGAAAGTGAGTTTTTGCACCCTATTACCTATGCGATCAATTCCTTTTAAAGTGATTTGTTTATTGGGTATGAATGATGCGGATTATCCTCGCCAACAAGCACGTAACAGCTTTGATTTGATGCAATATCATCAACAAAAGGGCGATCGTTTACGCCGAGAAGATGATCGTTATCTCTTTTTAGAAGCCTTATTATCCGCTCAACAACAGTTTTACCTCAGCTATGTTGGACGTTCTATTATTGATAATCAACGCAAAGAGCCGTCCGTTTTAGTGAACCAACTTTTGGATTATTTGGCTGAAAATATGCCATTATCCGAAACAGAAAATATTAGGGATCTGCTGGTTACTGAACAACCTATGCAATTATTTAGTCCTAAAAATAATGTGAAAAATGACCGCACTTTTACCTTTGCGAAACAATGGCAATCTTTATCACAATCTTCGAATTATCAACTTACTGAATTTATTCAACCTTTACCACAATATCATGGTATTAATGAACAATCTGTGATTGAACTTCCGCAATTAATTGCTTTTATCAAAAATCCAGTAAAATTCTTTTTTGAGCAACGATTAGGAGTTTATTTTAGACAATTACCAGAAACCATTGATGAAAATGAAAACTTTGTACTTGATAATCTTAATTTATATAAGATTAACCAAGCGTTACTTACTCAAACTCCGCAACAACAAGCACAATATTTTGACCAATTAAGGGTAAAAGGTATATTACCTCGTGCTAATTTCGGACAAATTTACGCACAAAAAATTGCGCAACAAGTCAGCCAATTTCAGCAACAAATTCAAGATTATTTACATCAACCTGCTCAACAACAATTTATTTCTTTATCCATTGCGGATATAAAATTGGAGGGTAATATCAACCAATTATATGGCGATCAAAACCAGCGTGTCGCTTGGCGATTAGGGCGTATTCGTGATGAAGATATGATAGAAAATTGGCTTTGTTATCTTGCTCTACAAGCAAGTACGCAACAAACTATCGCACCGGCAATTTTTTATGGTAAACAAAGCAAACCGCAAATTTGCCCATTAATGGATCAATCACAAGCCATTGCTCAATTACAAGTGTATATCAAAGATTATCTTGCCTCAGCTCAGCAATTACAGCTTGTTCCCACTAAGGATATTAAAGCCTATTTAACATTGCTCCAACAGCCAACACCTGTTGAGGAACAACAATATTATCAACATTTTCAGCAAATTGCTCGCAGTGATAATTATCATTATCAAAATGAAGATCCCTATTGGCAACGGGTATTAAGCCAAACCACAACATTAGATCTGGATAAGATTAATCAACAGTTTTTGGCTTGGTTTAGCCATTTATTAAGTGAAAATTAA
- the cpxA gene encoding envelope stress sensor histidine kinase CpxA: MLLSRISSHINSLTVQIFALFWLTFSILLALAFFVPTLDARAYTELKGDDLRYYQNEVVIAIRHNHISRLLNSPMALGLERRNNESYIDPPPNMPRPVLVNSHRAIIGAKDDDVQPLQKFIYQSDNPAHPMTKRFFDVQISGPFLITTGQNKQDNYMLYFVRKVNPQQEFISFIFDHPFIMLLLFMLISSPLLLWLAWSISRPMRRFLYAANAVALGNFQINKELEEDGTREFRLVGRSFNQMIKAIDELISNKQRLLSAISHELRTPLTRLQLAAALMRRRKGECTELTRIDMETERLDKMINDLLLLSRQQLNSHLLRDTFPINEIWEDIFSDAQFEAEQRHLDCRIQVQIDEPTQHFINGNLMSLSSAIENVIRNALKYTNSKIQVSVYLENKSLMVQVDDDGPGVPPEEYDQIFEPFYRVDAARTRETGGTGLGLAIVANAIKQHQGEVWADKSPLGGLQIMIKLPLWID, from the coding sequence ATGTTATTATCTCGAATTAGTAGCCACATTAATTCATTAACGGTGCAAATTTTTGCTTTATTTTGGCTGACCTTTAGTATTTTATTGGCATTAGCATTTTTTGTACCGACACTTGATGCTCGTGCTTATACGGAATTGAAAGGCGATGATCTACGTTATTACCAAAATGAAGTTGTTATCGCTATTCGCCATAATCATATTTCACGTTTATTAAATTCCCCTATGGCATTGGGGTTAGAAAGAAGAAACAATGAATCTTATATTGACCCACCACCCAATATGCCTCGTCCTGTGTTAGTTAATAGTCATCGTGCTATTATTGGAGCGAAAGATGATGATGTTCAACCGTTACAAAAATTTATTTATCAATCGGATAATCCTGCTCATCCAATGACTAAACGTTTTTTTGATGTGCAAATTTCTGGACCATTTCTTATTACCACAGGGCAAAATAAACAAGATAACTATATGTTGTACTTTGTTCGCAAAGTAAACCCACAACAAGAATTTATCAGTTTTATTTTTGATCACCCTTTTATTATGTTATTGCTATTTATGCTAATTTCTTCGCCATTATTATTATGGCTAGCTTGGAGTATTAGCCGTCCTATGCGACGTTTTCTCTATGCTGCTAATGCTGTTGCCTTAGGTAATTTCCAAATTAATAAAGAATTAGAAGAAGATGGCACAAGAGAATTTCGTTTAGTAGGACGCAGTTTTAATCAAATGATTAAGGCTATTGATGAACTAATTTCTAATAAACAGCGTTTACTTTCTGCGATTTCTCACGAATTACGTACACCTTTAACTAGGTTACAACTCGCTGCGGCATTAATGCGGCGGCGTAAAGGGGAATGTACCGAACTTACCCGTATTGATATGGAAACAGAACGCTTAGATAAAATGATTAATGATTTATTGTTACTTTCACGCCAACAATTAAATAGCCATTTATTAAGGGATACTTTTCCGATTAATGAAATTTGGGAAGATATTTTCTCTGACGCACAATTTGAAGCGGAACAACGCCATTTAGATTGCCGTATTCAAGTTCAGATTGATGAACCAACGCAACATTTTATCAACGGTAACCTGATGTCATTATCCAGTGCCATTGAAAATGTGATTCGTAATGCGTTGAAATATACCAATAGTAAAATTCAAGTATCAGTTTACCTTGAAAATAAATCGTTAATGGTACAGGTTGATGATGATGGTCCCGGGGTGCCGCCTGAAGAGTATGATCAAATTTTTGAACCATTCTATCGTGTTGATGCTGCTCGTACTCGAGAAACAGGTGGAACAGGTTTAGGTCTTGCCATTGTAGCTAATGCGATTAAGCAGCATCAAGGTGAAGTTTGGGCGGATAAAAGCCCTCTAGGTGGTTTACAAATTATGATTAAGTTACCACTCTGGATTGATTAA
- the cpxR gene encoding envelope stress response regulator transcription factor CpxR — MPKVLLVDDDVELTELLAELLGMEGFDVEVVHNGEEALEKLDLSYDIVLLDVMMPVLNGIETLKQLRQKFTTPVLMLTARGDDIDRVLGLELGADDYLAKPFNDRELVARVKAILRRTNLKVTPDIEINHADDRKQLEFGGVTLYPGRQQAIFEGRDLDLTGTEFALLQILVRNPGQILSRELLSMEILGKRLTPFDRAIDMHMSNLRKKLPLRHDDLPWFKTLRGRGYLLVTEK; from the coding sequence ATGCCGAAAGTTTTATTAGTTGATGATGATGTTGAATTAACAGAATTACTTGCCGAATTATTAGGCATGGAAGGTTTTGATGTGGAAGTGGTACATAACGGAGAAGAAGCCTTAGAAAAGCTCGATCTTAGTTATGATATTGTGTTGCTTGATGTGATGATGCCTGTACTCAATGGGATTGAAACATTAAAACAACTTCGTCAAAAATTTACAACACCAGTATTAATGCTCACTGCACGAGGTGATGATATTGACCGAGTACTTGGGCTTGAATTAGGGGCTGATGATTATTTAGCCAAACCTTTCAATGATCGTGAATTAGTTGCGCGTGTTAAAGCCATTTTACGCCGTACTAACTTGAAAGTGACACCTGATATTGAAATTAACCACGCCGATGATCGTAAACAATTAGAATTCGGTGGTGTAACCCTCTATCCGGGTCGCCAACAAGCGATTTTTGAAGGGCGTGATTTAGATTTAACGGGTACTGAATTTGCATTATTGCAAATTTTAGTCAGAAACCCCGGACAAATTCTTTCTCGTGAATTATTAAGTATGGAAATTTTAGGCAAGCGTTTAACCCCATTTGATCGTGCGATTGATATGCATATGTCAAATTTACGCAAAAAATTACCATTACGTCATGATGATCTTCCTTGGTTTAAAACTCTCCGAGGACGTGGTTATCTGTTAGTTACTGAAAAATAA
- a CDS encoding addiction module antidote protein, with protein sequence MSEKIIIDSVELDKEDLVLNEWDSAEVLNDDETISAYLALSTVNGDQKEIAQALKTAARAKGMNQLAKDSGIARENLYRALSGHTEPKLSTLQKISTALGFQLSLTLTPIKNKVNTN encoded by the coding sequence ATGAGCGAAAAAATCATTATTGATAGCGTAGAACTTGATAAAGAAGATTTAGTGCTGAACGAATGGGATAGCGCAGAAGTATTAAATGATGATGAAACCATTTCTGCCTATTTAGCATTAAGTACCGTGAATGGTGATCAAAAAGAAATTGCTCAAGCATTGAAAACCGCGGCAAGAGCAAAAGGAATGAACCAATTAGCCAAAGACAGTGGAATAGCAAGAGAAAATCTTTATCGCGCCTTATCTGGTCATACTGAACCGAAACTCAGTACATTACAAAAAATTTCAACTGCTTTAGGTTTCCAACTCTCTTTAACATTAACTCCAATAAAAAATAAGGTTAATACCAATTAA
- a CDS encoding type II toxin-antitoxin system RelE/ParE family toxin — translation MNKPKLHFQRTTGFIKWLKGLKDLKAKVAIINRIDRAENDGNLGDVKSVGDGVFEMRIFVGRGYRVYYTQQNGITYLLLCGGDKSTQSADIIKAKAIKKALQL, via the coding sequence ATGAATAAACCTAAACTGCATTTTCAACGTACAACTGGATTTATCAAATGGTTAAAAGGCTTGAAAGATTTAAAAGCCAAAGTAGCTATTATCAACCGTATTGATCGAGCAGAAAATGATGGTAATTTAGGCGATGTAAAAAGTGTTGGTGATGGTGTGTTTGAAATGCGTATTTTTGTTGGCAGGGGCTACAGAGTTTACTATACACAACAAAATGGTATTACTTACTTGCTATTATGTGGTGGCGATAAATCTACACAATCGGCAGATATTATCAAAGCAAAAGCCATTAAAAAAGCATTACAGCTATAA
- the dauA gene encoding C4-dicarboxylic acid transporter DauA: MLSKWLLNKNALLAVLPFSALRDSIKAGYDRRSLMKDLVAGLTVGIIAIPLSMALAIASGVAPQHGLYTAIVAGIVIAVLGGSRFNISGPTAAFVVILYPVTQQFGLSGLLLATLLSGIILILMALFRLGRLIEYIPLSVTLGFTCGIGIVITVLQIKDFLGLNIVEMPPHFLAKLAVIISALPSLNWADTAVGLTTLLVLTHWYKLKLPISGHLPAVVLGTLLALLLQYFDYHVATIGSAFHYTLADGSIGYGIPNALPEFILPWKIADEQGNMVAWDFDLLQALLPVAFSMAALGAIESLLCAVVLDNMTATKHHSNNELLAQGIGNLVVPFLGGITATAAIARSAANVKAGAVSPLASVFHGVLVLLALLFFADYLSYLPLSSMSALLLVVAWNMANIGQIIPFLRRSGKSEFALLFICVILTVIFDMVIAISAGVLLASLLFIKSIAEMTKSVELNLPDDLEDTVVYRISGPLFFAAADNVFADLHEKTTNNERNIKHIVLQCEAVTVLDSGGIHALTGFIQNMQAEQQLYLCNLQFQPLKALVKANMLKEIQQIHFASELNDVFNQIRQR; this comes from the coding sequence ATGTTGAGTAAATGGTTATTAAATAAAAATGCGTTATTAGCAGTGCTTCCTTTTAGTGCATTACGCGACAGCATTAAAGCGGGTTATGATCGCCGTAGTTTAATGAAAGACTTAGTTGCAGGATTAACGGTTGGGATTATTGCTATTCCACTTTCTATGGCATTAGCGATTGCTAGTGGTGTTGCTCCTCAACATGGCTTATATACAGCGATTGTAGCAGGAATTGTGATTGCCGTATTAGGTGGTTCACGTTTCAATATTTCTGGGCCTACTGCTGCTTTTGTGGTTATCCTTTATCCTGTTACTCAACAATTTGGGTTAAGTGGTCTGCTATTGGCAACATTATTATCTGGCATAATCTTAATTCTTATGGCGTTATTCCGTTTAGGAAGGCTAATTGAGTATATTCCTTTGTCCGTTACTCTTGGTTTCACTTGTGGCATTGGTATTGTCATTACAGTTTTGCAAATTAAAGATTTTTTAGGCTTAAATATTGTTGAAATGCCACCGCACTTTTTAGCTAAACTTGCGGTGATTATTTCCGCATTGCCAAGCCTAAATTGGGCGGATACGGCTGTAGGATTAACGACATTATTGGTATTAACCCATTGGTATAAGTTAAAATTGCCCATTTCAGGGCATTTGCCTGCTGTAGTACTAGGAACATTATTGGCATTATTATTACAGTATTTTGATTATCACGTTGCGACCATAGGATCCGCTTTTCATTATACCCTTGCTGATGGAAGTATTGGTTATGGTATTCCTAATGCGCTGCCTGAATTTATATTGCCTTGGAAAATCGCTGATGAACAGGGAAATATGGTTGCTTGGGATTTTGATCTGTTACAAGCCTTGTTACCTGTGGCATTTTCTATGGCGGCATTAGGGGCGATAGAGTCCTTACTTTGTGCAGTGGTATTAGATAATATGACCGCCACTAAGCATCATTCTAATAATGAATTACTTGCACAAGGTATTGGTAATCTTGTTGTGCCATTTTTAGGAGGAATTACCGCTACGGCAGCCATTGCTCGTTCAGCGGCAAATGTCAAAGCAGGAGCGGTATCGCCATTGGCTAGCGTTTTTCATGGGGTATTGGTGCTATTGGCGTTATTATTTTTTGCCGATTATCTTTCTTATCTTCCTCTTTCCTCTATGTCGGCATTATTATTGGTGGTGGCTTGGAATATGGCAAACATTGGGCAAATTATTCCGTTTTTACGTCGCTCGGGGAAAAGTGAATTTGCTCTATTGTTCATTTGTGTCATATTGACGGTTATTTTTGATATGGTAATTGCCATCAGTGCCGGAGTGTTATTAGCTAGTTTACTATTTATTAAAAGCATTGCAGAAATGACCAAATCCGTTGAGCTAAATTTACCTGATGATTTAGAGGATACGGTTGTTTATCGTATTAGTGGTCCTCTATTTTTTGCTGCCGCCGATAATGTATTTGCGGATTTACACGAAAAAACCACAAACAATGAACGAAATATAAAACATATTGTTTTACAATGTGAGGCTGTTACGGTGCTAGATTCAGGGGGAATTCACGCTTTAACAGGCTTTATACAAAATATGCAAGCGGAACAACAATTATACCTCTGTAATTTGCAATTCCAGCCGTTAAAAGCCTTAGTCAAAGCAAATATGCTTAAAGAAATTCAGCAAATTCATTTTGCTTCAGAACTTAATGATGTATTTAACCAAATTAGACAGCGGTAG
- the ampD gene encoding 1,6-anhydro-N-acetylmuramyl-L-alanine amidase AmpD yields MQKKPLKIQQGWLENAEQIPSPHYDQRPDPTDISLLVIHYISLPPEQFEVRYINDFFQGKLDPSQHPYFQQIKDLRVSAHCLIGRQGELIQYVNFNQRAWHAGVSCFAGREKCNDFSIGIELVGSDQQAFTELQYQKLAELTQQIMQHYPLITLERIVGHCHIAPTRKIDPGKYFAWAHYFSLLDKYRHSTAV; encoded by the coding sequence ATGCAGAAAAAACCATTAAAAATACAACAAGGCTGGCTAGAAAATGCAGAGCAAATACCTTCGCCTCATTACGATCAACGTCCTGATCCTACCGATATATCCTTACTGGTTATTCATTATATTAGCTTGCCACCAGAACAATTTGAGGTAAGGTATATCAATGACTTTTTTCAAGGAAAATTAGATCCCAGTCAGCACCCTTATTTTCAGCAAATTAAAGACCTGCGTGTTTCTGCCCATTGTCTAATTGGCAGGCAAGGCGAACTTATTCAATATGTTAATTTTAACCAACGTGCTTGGCATGCAGGCGTATCTTGTTTTGCAGGACGAGAAAAATGCAATGATTTTTCTATTGGTATTGAGTTAGTGGGGAGTGATCAGCAAGCCTTTACTGAATTACAATATCAAAAACTGGCTGAACTGACTCAACAAATTATGCAACATTATCCGTTAATAACCTTAGAACGGATTGTGGGGCATTGTCATATTGCCCCCACCAGAAAAATTGATCCCGGCAAATATTTCGCTTGGGCGCATTATTTTTCGTTGCTAGATAAATATCGTCATTCTACCGCTGTCTAA
- a CDS encoding prepilin-type N-terminal cleavage/methylation domain-containing protein has protein sequence MQSYLISIFYQTRIRKGFTLIELMIVVAIIAILATIAIPSYQNHTKKAAISELLQAVAPYRSEVELCVYTTNDVKKCSGGQNGIQANLTESKSRYLSSITVNGGVISVEGKGSLQDIGYSLTAQGDLSKGVSWVTACKGDKNLFPTGFCGD, from the coding sequence ATGCAATCCTATTTAATTAGTATCTTTTATCAAACTCGTATAAGAAAAGGCTTTACCTTAATTGAATTAATGATTGTGGTGGCAATTATTGCTATTTTAGCCACCATAGCTATTCCGTCATATCAAAACCACACTAAAAAAGCGGCAATATCCGAGCTATTACAAGCGGTAGCCCCTTATCGCTCTGAGGTAGAGCTTTGTGTTTATACCACTAACGATGTGAAAAAATGCAGTGGAGGACAAAATGGTATTCAAGCCAATTTAACCGAAAGTAAAAGCCGTTATCTATCTAGCATTACAGTTAATGGTGGCGTAATCAGCGTTGAAGGTAAAGGGAGTTTACAAGACATTGGATACAGTTTAACGGCACAAGGGGACTTGAGCAAAGGTGTATCTTGGGTAACCGCTTGTAAAGGCGACAAAAATTTGTTTCCTACGGGATTTTGTGGCGATTAA